One Danio rerio strain Tuebingen ecotype United States chromosome 13, GRCz12tu, whole genome shotgun sequence DNA window includes the following coding sequences:
- the nat8 gene encoding probable N-acetyltransferase camello → MDEVQIRQYREEDLEEVKEVFTIGMSEHIPSSCMHVLKQPLAQMFLGCVFCALLTSSMSILLPVLAVTLLLAAGRQSVCYMFNKYIQTSLEQDLSHIQQTYMDPPNACVWVAESQGRVVGTVGCFPSENDKNFLELKRMSVKKAHRGKGIAKALCRTVADFARERGYLGVILHTSVVQTDAQKLYEHMGYHKVREFSAPEFIAKLTNFTLMEYQLIVKRHN, encoded by the coding sequence ATGGATGAGGTGCAGATTCGTCAGTACAGAGAGGAGGATCTTGAAGAAGTGAAGGAGGTTTTCACTATCGGTATGAGTGAACACATCCCGTCATCCTGCATGCACGTCCTCAAGCAGCCCCTGGCACAGATGTTTCTGGGATGTGTGTTTTGCGCTTTGCTGACCAGCTCAATGTCCATCCTTTTACCCGTTCTCGCAGTCACGCTGCTTTTGGCCGCAGGCAGGCAAAGCGTGTGTTACATGTTCAACAAGTACATCCAGACATCCCTTGAACAAGATCTAAGCCACATTCAGCAGACCTACATGGATCCACCGAATGCCTGCGTCTGGGTTGCCGAAAGCCAAGGTCGTGTCGTGGGCACAGTTGGCTGCTTTCCTTCAGAGAATGACAAGAACTTCTTGGAACTGAAGAGAATGTCTGTTAAAAAGGCTCATCGTGGAAAAGGCATTGCCAAAGCGCTGTGCCGCACCGTGGCTGATTTTGCTCGTGAACGTGGTTATTTAGGAGTAATCCTGCACACTTCAGTGGTCCAGACAGATGCACAGAAGCTCTATGAGCACATGGGCTACCACAAggtcagagaatttagtgctccAGAGTTTATTGCCAAGCTGACTAATTTCACACTAATGGAGTATCAGCTCATCGTAAAACGTCACAACTGA